Proteins found in one Chitinophagales bacterium genomic segment:
- the ruvC gene encoding crossover junction endodeoxyribonuclease RuvC: protein MKKKDTGTKNVILGVDPGTNILGYSVLEVYRNEMKLIEIDVLRMDKAADHYQKLKGIFDGISQVIRKFRPTEMAIESPFFGKNVQSMLKLGRAQGVAITLALTEGVPVTEYSPRKIKQSITGNGNASKEQVAAILSRLLQFDHQYLLLDATDALAVAVCHHFQNKTPQATGEKVTGWKQFLQQNPGRIQNKKAL, encoded by the coding sequence ATAAAAAAGAAAGATACGGGAACAAAGAACGTGATCCTGGGGGTGGATCCGGGCACCAATATTCTCGGGTACAGCGTTTTGGAAGTTTACCGGAACGAAATGAAACTTATTGAAATTGACGTATTGCGGATGGATAAGGCAGCGGATCATTATCAGAAGCTGAAAGGAATATTTGATGGAATCAGCCAGGTGATAAGGAAGTTCAGACCAACGGAGATGGCAATTGAATCACCATTTTTCGGAAAAAATGTGCAATCAATGCTGAAACTTGGCAGAGCCCAGGGTGTCGCCATTACGCTGGCTTTAACGGAAGGTGTTCCTGTTACTGAATATTCTCCCAGGAAGATAAAACAATCGATTACCGGAAACGGCAATGCATCGAAGGAGCAAGTAGCGGCAATCCTATCCAGGCTGCTCCAATTCGACCATCAGTATCTCCTGCTCGATGCCACGGATGCTTTAGCGGTTGCAGTGTGTCATCATTTTCAAAACAAAACCCCTCAGGCAACCGGGGAAAAGGTGACTGGCTGGAAACAATTTTTGCAGCAAAATCCCGGACGTATACAAAATAAAAAAGCCCTGTAG